Below is a window of Dehalococcoidia bacterium DNA.
CGGGTCAATATCCGGGTACTGCCGCGCCAGAGCGTCCTTCTGGCTGGACTCGCGGATCCATCCGAAGGCGCGCATCTCCCGAAGCAGCTCGGCATAGTCGTCCCTGTTCGTCACGATCATCCCACCCTCGATGGTGCTGATGTGGTGGGAGAAGAAGAAGCTGAACGTCCCGATGTCCCCTATGCCGCCGACCCTGGCGCTCCGGTGCTCCGCGCCGTGGGCCTCGCAGCAGTCCTCAATGACCAGCAGGTTGTGCTTCCGGGCGATGGCCATGATGGCGGTCATGTCACAGGGGTTGCCCAGCAGATGGACGAGCATGATGGCGCGGGTCCGCGGCGTGATGGCTTTCTCTATTTCGCCGGGGTCAATGTCGTATGTGTCAATACCCACGTCCATCAGCACGGGCACGGCCCCGCACTGGACGATGGGGAAAATGGTGGTGGCCCACGTCACCGCCGGTGTGATAACCTCGTCCCCTGGCCGGAGGGCGCCCTTGATGGTGGGGTTCGTGACCACGGAGACGGCCAGCAGATTGGCGCTGGAGCCGGAGTTGACCATGACGGCGTGCTTGACTCCCACGTATTGAGCGAACAGGGACTCGAACTGCTTCACCTTGGAACCCATGGTCACACGTGTGCTCAACAGCGAGTCCACAGCTTCCCATACTTCCTCCCATCCGTAGGTGGGTATGCTGAGGGGCATGGAAGTCTTGCCCTCCTGGAAGGCATCGTGAGGAAGGGAAGCGAAGTGCTTTTGGATTTG
It encodes the following:
- a CDS encoding DegT/DnrJ/EryC1/StrS family aminotransferase codes for the protein MSNTADLEQLKAQIQKHFASLPHDAFQEGKTSMPLSIPTYGWEEVWEAVDSLLSTRVTMGSKVKQFESLFAQYVGVKHAVMVNSGSSANLLAVSVVTNPTIKGALRPGDEVITPAVTWATTIFPIVQCGAVPVLMDVGIDTYDIDPGEIEKAITPRTRAIMLVHLLGNPCDMTAIMAIARKHNLLVIEDCCEAHGAEHRSARVGGIGDIGTFSFFFSHHISTIEGGMIVTNRDDYAELLREMRAFGWIRESSQKDALARQYPDIDPRFLFVNTGYNFRPTEIQGGFGIHQINRLEGYIRYRTDVADYWNKELAAYSDYLALARAPEGSRHVWFLYPMMIKPNAPFTRAELVKHLESKGVETRPILAGNIEEQPVMRMINHRKVGDLPVSRAIMRRGLCVGLNHGVNPERRGAFVRYMSQFMDQVARTRQPARS